From the Astatotilapia calliptera chromosome 6, fAstCal1.2, whole genome shotgun sequence genome, one window contains:
- the fhdc1 gene encoding FH2 domain-containing protein 1, with protein MLVMSCTSTTNEPESCSSEGSSCTTSSITTSDPSSMSGHGQPTLLSDTTQNEVPPPPPLPPPPPGAPPPPPPLANTSSNHNGRKKRRVRSFYWKPIPEEKVRGKPNIWTLAVRQQQYQIDVRSVEELFGQQEDAGTGLRGSAASTATSTHVSRSRSFKETKKDEVNILDSKRGMNVGIFLKQFKKSNRSIVEDIRKGEGKIYGAELLKDLLKLLPDAEEIKKLQAFKGDPDKLTLVDSFMYLLIQVPRFEVRIEAMVLQEEFLPCCAAMGHEIDVVRVVTKQLMSCEELHAILHLVLQAGNIMNAGGYAGNAVGFKLSSLLSLADTKANKPGMNLLHFVAMEAKKKDEKLLKFPEKLQDVQSAARISVENIEEEFSSLYVRIKSLEEKVQGDQELLQQLEPFLQSAALTLQDLKRRRLDLRKEGSTLIDFFCEDKDTFKLDEGFRIFQDFCIKFKKAVKDNTDRELKEAARQRRLKELEEKRFAWSSGDQTGGFGRSSSENDVEMLTKEGLLEFFQRSQSPHCPLERSASARRHRHTMTSIADRELQGYLELFGSTGNTSDFSKFNSLPRLGRPIQRRMAPWMLGQDNNRELGRERKATSPHSETEPIVSHAKFSSSELNDNGDNNNNNNYSSVSESSALPRPFCVFQKPAHIPNPAITGHMSVSVEKHTLVRGPQAFDLISPNNNSNHMHFVNRGDVVVTDLEIGRQSPPKNLDNLSHDTFLERGGNLKVVWEDTIVPPTQAGVSPQREKDEEDYSTVSSTTCDTPLPLDTSVSNKKPMFYIMDCTETDISVTLDCSEVESSSTKEGLHFQTADCIKDQESRQDPQSTSPNDQSASTNELSAPKSVDAASMAPSTTTEEWDTESCDTAEGKQTAGKDAQRSSRKPAPTKSKGSKATKTSAGHGVRTLANNDNQGMRKVIPITKLTRTGSSRRAEKPAVHDSGETRRPPRDQSTPARGRSEKTTRPPRHSSLPPDESKAQKGGALTGSVSRWARDSMPRKASIHKPSAKPVRNIPKPAPEEKMCRSTMRALAQAQAQAQAQAQTSPENSSSHTHSAKNTSGVPSFARNTVASSSRTRKELGPPSVPSTPSRSPSLLGRQKPTRASHAGHTSDERPQATSLRRVQSVKATSCSTYRSETPPPPVARENVRKSSSFSEKSVQPRDLMTSSRSRKPSWK; from the exons ATGCTTGTTATGAGTTGTACATCCACAACAAATGAGCCAGAGAGCTGTAGCAGCGAGGGGAGCAGCTGCACCACTTCCTCCATCACTACCTCAGACCCTTCTTCTATGTCTGGGCACGGTCAACCCACCTTGCTTTCTGACACCACCCAGAATGAAGTGCCgccccctcctcccctcccgCCCCCACCTCCTGGGGCACCGCCGCCCCCTCCGCCCCTGGCAAACACATCATCCAACCACAATGGGAGGAAAAAGCGCCGGGTCCGCAGCTTCTACTGGAAGCCTATCCCAGAGGAGAAGGTGCGCGGGAAGCCGAACATCTGGACGCTGGCGGTGCGGCAGCAGCAGTACCAGATCGATGTTCGCTCGGTGGAGGAGCTGTTTGGGCAGCAGGAGGATGCGGGGACGGGCCTCCGTGGGTCAGCAGCATCAACTGCAACATCAACTCACGTATCCCGATCACGCTCCTTTAAGGAGACCAAGAAAGACGAG gtCAACATCCTTGACTCAAAGAGGGGGATGAATGTGGGCATTTTCCTCAAGCAGTTTAAGAA GTCCAACCGCTCCATTGTCGAAGACATACGAAAAGGAGAAGGAAAGATTTATGGAGCGGAGCTGCTCAAAGACCTGCTGAAGCTCCTGCCCGACGCAGAGGAG atTAAGAAGCTGCAGGCATTCAAAGGAGATCCAGACAAGCTGACACTGGTCGATTCCTTTATGTACCTCTTGATCCAGGTGCCACG GTTCGAGGTTCGGattgaggccatggtcctccaGGAAGAGTTCCTCCCTTGTTGTGCTGCGATGGGCCATGAGATTGATGTCGTCCGTGTTGTGACTAAAC AGCTGATGAGCTGTGAGGAGCTTCATGCTATCCTGCATCTGGTGCTGCAGGCAGGAAACATTATGAACGCG GGTGGCTATGCAGGGAACGCTGTGGGATTCAAGCTGTCATCCCTCCTTTCACTGGCTGACACCAAAGCCAACAAGCCGGGGATGAACCTGCTGCATTTTGTGGCCATG GAGGCGAAGAAAAAGGACGAGAAGTTGCTCAAGTTTCCTGAGAAGCTTCAAGATGTCCAGAGTGCAGCCAG AATTTCAGTGGAAAACATTGAGGAGGAGTTTTCCTCCTTGTATGTCCGAATCAAATCCCTGGAAGAGAAAGTTCAAGGAGACCaggagctgctgcagcagctggagcccttcctgcag AGTGCAGCACTGACACTTCAGGACTTAAAGAGACGCAGGCTGGATCTGCGTAAAGAGGGAAGTACTCTCATCGATTTCTTTTGTGAAGACAAGGACACGTTCAAGCTGGACGAGGGCTTCCGGATCTTTCAGGACTTCTGCATCAAATTCAAGAAAGCTGTTAAG GACAACACGGACCGGGAGTTGAAGGAAGCAGCCAGACAGCGTCGTCTCAAAGAACTGGAGGAAAAGCGTTTTGCGTGGTCGAGCGGGGATCAGACCGGCGGATTTGGTCGCAGCAGCAGCGAGAACGACGTGGAAATGCTCACCAAGGAGGGCCTCCTGGAGTTTTTCCAGAGGTCTCAGAGTCCACACTGCCCGCTGGAACGTTCTGCCAGCGCACGCCGACACCGACACACCATGACCTCCATAGCAGATCGTGAACTCCAGGGATACTTGGAGCTGTTCGGAAGCACAGGGAACACCTCTGACTTTTCAAAATTTAACAGCCTACCTCGGTTAGGCCGTCCTATCCAGCGGAGGATGGCCCCCTGGATGTTAGGCCAGGACAATAACCGGGAACTGGGccgtgaaagaaaagcaacgtCTCCGCATTCAGAAACTGAGCCGATCGTCTCACACGCCAAGTTTTCTTCCTCTGAGCTAAACGATAACggggacaacaacaacaacaacaattactCATCTGTGTCAGAGAGCAGCGCTCTGCCTCGGCCCTTTTGTGTCTTTCAGAAGCCTGCCCATATTCCCAACCCAGCAATTACTGGCCACATGAGTGTTAGTGTGGAGAAGCATACTTTAGTCCGAGGTCCTCAGGCTTTTGACCTAATCAGTCCAAACAATAACAGCAATCACATGCACTTTGTCAACCGGGGGGACGTTGTGGTGACGGATCTGGAAATAGGGAGACAGTCACCACCCAAGAATCTGGACAACCTTTCACATGATACATTTTTGGAAAGGGGGGGAAATCTAAAGGTAGTATGGGAAGATACAATAGTTCCTCCAACTCAGGCTGGGGTCTCtcctcagagagagaaagacgaaGAGGACTACAGCACAGTTTCATCCACAACCTGTGATACCCCTCTTCCACTAGATACCTCTGTATCCAACAAGAAGCCAATGTTTTATATAATGGACTGCACAGAAACGGACATCTCTGTCACCTTGGATTGCTCTGAGGTGGAATCCTCGTCTACAAAAGAAGGACTTCATTTCCAAACAGCTGACTGCATCAAAGATCAGGAGAGTCGGCAAGACCCGCAATCCACATCTCCCAACGACCAGTCTGCTTCAACTAATGAGCTCTCAGCCCCCAAATCTGTGGATGCAGCATCTATGGCTCCATCTACTACCACAGAAGAGTGGGACACGGAGAGCTGCGACACCGCTGAAGGAAAACAGACTGCGGGGAAAGATGCACAACGAAGCAGCCGAAAGCCAGCGCCTACAAAGAGCAAAGGCAGCAAAGCAACCAAAACCAGTGCAGGCCATGGTGTGCGAACGCTGGCCAACAACGATAACCAGGGTATGCGGAAAGTCATCCCTATTACCAAGCTGACCAGGACAGGTAGCAGCAGGCGAGCAGAGAAACCTGCAGTTCACGATAGCGGGGAGACACGGCGGCCTCCCCGTGACCAGAGCACTCCGGCAAGAGGAAGGAGCGAGAAGACAACGAGACCTCCTCGGCACTCCAGTTTGCCTCCTGATGAGTCAAAAGCCCAGAAGGGAGGTGCTCTCACGGGCAGCGTTTCTAGATGGGCACGTGATTCAATGCCTAGGAAAGCTTCAATCCACAAGCCAAGCGCCAAACCCGTGAGGAACATTCCCAAGCCGGCGCCTGAGGAGAAGATGTGCCGCTCTACTATGAGAGCCCTCGCTCAAGCTCAAGCTCAGGCTCAAGCTCAAGCTCAGACATCTCCTGAGAACagcagttcacacacacacagtgcaaaaAACACTTCTGGAGTCCCCAGCTTCGCCCGCAATACTGTGGCCTCGTCTTCCAGGACCAGGAAAGAGCTGGGCCCTCCGTCGGTCCCTTCCACCCCGTCTCGCAGCCCCTCCCTCCTGGGTCGACAAAAGCCGACCCGGGCATCACACGCAGGTCACACCAGTGACGAGCGGCCACAGGCAACAAGCCTGCGGCGGGTGCAAAGCGTGAAGGCAACAAGCTGCAGCACCTACCGTAGCGAGACCCCGCCTCCCCCTGTAGCACGTGAGAACGTTCGTAAATCTAGCAGCTTCTCTGAAAAGTCTGTGCAGCCCAGAGACTTGATGACATCCAGCAGAAGCAGGAAGCCGAGCtggaagtaa